A genome region from Coffea arabica cultivar ET-39 chromosome 7e, Coffea Arabica ET-39 HiFi, whole genome shotgun sequence includes the following:
- the LOC113701841 gene encoding ABC transporter G family member 5 yields the protein MMSSMKKQGCEIQALGINYTITKPKVENPFKIFSREAKQRHQTAAEELDELPKVGNPPEVRHVLKDINCEAKPWEILAIVGPSGAGKSSLLEILAGKLTPQDASIFVNQKPFDKSRFKKISGYVTQKDTLFPLLTVQETLMFTAKLRLRLPEAELKSRVKSLMEELGLSHVADARVGDDRVRGISGGEKRRVSIGVEAIHDPSVLLLDEPTSGLDSTSALQIIEMLKKMAETRGRTIILSIHQPGFRIVKSFNSILLLANGTVLHHGTVDKLSLRLRVMGLELPLHVNVVEFAIDSIEVIQEHQALQQEMLSRQISQKKKGGDEGQSRSGKFTLQQLFQQSKVIDGENLDSGMDFANHFANSRLKETLILSHRFWKNICRTKELFTCRSLQMLISGLILGSIFYDLKYNLIGAEERVGLFAFILTFLLSSTTEALPIFLQEREILMKETSCGSYRVSSYAIANALVYLPFLLILALLFSIPLYWLVGLHRSFLAFMQFLLLILLILYTANSVVVCFSALVPNFIVGNSVISGVMGSFFLFSGYFISKHEIPNYWIFMHYISLFKYPFEGFLINEFSGSGCLDVMFGACVVSGDDVLKEVGYGEESRWRNITIMICFIIIYRFISYVILRCRCSQRGLKGILI from the coding sequence ATGATGTCTTCAATGAAGAAACAAGGTTGTGAGATTCAAGCATTAGGTATCAACTACACAATCACCAAGCCTAAAGTAGAGAACCCTTTTAAAATCTTCAGCAGAGAGGCAAAGCAGAGGCATCAAACTGCTGCTGAAGAGTTAGATGAGCTGCCAAAGGTCGGAAATCCCCCTGAAGTTCGCCATGTTTTGAAGGACATAAATTGCGAAGCAAAACCATGGGAAATTCTAGCCATTGTTGGTCCTAGTGGTGCTGGAAAATCCTCACTCTTGGAGATTCTTGCAGGGAAACTTACACCACAAGATGCATCCATTTTTGTGAACCAAAAGCCATTTGATAAGTCCAGGTTCAAGAAAATCTCTGGCTATGTGACACAGAAGGATACATTGTTCCCTCTCCTCACTGTCCAAGAAACGTTGATGTTCACCGCAAAACTTCGGTTAAGGCTTCCTGAAGCAGAGCTGAAATCCAGGGTGAAGTCACTGATGGAGGAGTTGGGGTTAAGTCATGTTGCTGATGCTCGAGTTGGAGATGATAGAGTTAGAGGGATATCTGGAGGAGAAAAGCGGAGAGTTTCAATTGGAGTTGAAGCTATTCATGACCCCAGTGTTTTACTTCTCGATGAACCAACTTCAGGGCTTGATAGCACTTCAGCTCTGCAGATCATTGAGATGCTTAAGAAAATGGCAGAAACTCGAGGAAGAACCATAATTCTTAGTATTCATCAGCCAGGTTTTAGAATTGTGAAGTCGTTCAATTCCATTCTTCTTTTGGCAAATGGCACGGTCCTGCACCATGGCACCGTTGATAAGCTTTCTCTGCGTCTGAGGGTAATGGGACTAGAGCTTCCTCTTCATGTTAACGTTGTCGAATTTGCCATTGACTCCATTGAAGTTATTCAGGAGCATCAGGCACTGCAGCAAGAAATGCTGTCTCGTCAAATTTCTCAGAAAAAGAAAGGAGGAGATGAAGGGCAGAGTAGAAGTGGTAAGTTCACCTTACAACAATTATTTCAACAGTCAAAGGTGATTGATGGAGAAAATTTGGATTCTGGGATGGATTTTGCTAatcattttgcaaattctaGATTGAAGGAGACCCTAATTCTTAGCCACAGATTTTGGAAAAACATTTGTAGGACTAAGGAGCTTTTCACTTGTCGTAGCCTACAGATGTTGATCTCTGGCCTAATATTAGGCTCAATCTTTTATGATCTCAAGTACAATTTAATTGGTGCTGAGGAAAGAGTTGGTCTCTTTGCATTCATCTTAACATTTCTCCTGTCAAGCACAACAGAAGCTCTGCCTATATTCTTGCAAGAAAGGGAGATTCTGATGAAGGAAACCTCTTGTGGAAGCTACAGAGTTTCTTCATATGCTATAGCAAATGCTCTAGTTTACTTGCCATTTTTGCTGATTTTAGCACTGCTTTTCAGCATTCCTCTATATTGGCTGGTCGGATTACATCGGAGTTTCTTGGCTTTCATGCAATTTTTACTGTTGATTTTGCTGATTCTGTATACAGCAAATTCAGTGGTGGTTTGTTTCAGTGCCTTGGTGCCAAATTTCATTGTGGGAAATTCAGTGATTTCTGGGGTGATgggatcatttttccttttctcaggATACTTCATATCCAAGCATGAGATACCAAATTATTGGATTTTCATGCATTATATATCCTTGTTTAAGTATCCATTTGAAGGGTTCTTGATCAATGAGTTCTCTGGCTCTGGATGCTTGGATGTCATGTTTGGAGCTTGTGTAGTGAGTGGTGATGATGTGCTCAAGGAAGTAGGTTATGGTGAGGAAAGCAGGTGGAGGAATATTACCATAATGATCTGCTTTATCATAATTTACAGGTTCATTTCCTATGTCATTCTTAGGTGCAGATGCTCCCAGAGAGGACTCAAAGGGATTCTCATTTGA